A window of Argopecten irradians isolate NY chromosome 1, Ai_NY, whole genome shotgun sequence contains these coding sequences:
- the LOC138336839 gene encoding uncharacterized protein: MEPNDEPPTYTELTNVNPITFTWHNGQMEESFSYTPSLDETVESLFTDTPQNPSREIPAYIEALKEAIDIPRDLLIDRIRELTHDSVPDLEQLRVKLYEIAKARDDFPVKEGYLRKRLATRKASAPPIYQKLAKDCFVLLRAVTGEYTEDIHEIIPKTKKVNEHTAKSQHTVDEGGVKTLRESIVTVNADLLDLKSQQATYVLQMENFRKEMEQMRDDKAKSKDKNKYYKDEIKSMRTQIDSLIAENEDIHRTLEKRANDNSSLKQSIATLSSEIQDLQQDNSKLRKQIGELKGLGIKLKSSMNDMNEKVTDCSIIARRFDDKQSNGTESIKNRLKHAMQTTKQCEDDIHTMGESINALQIAADNTQKQICDIKKQLKNKIPVHAKNQKCTADQDMYQVEVTNRFIPLQESPNAAISTPSCDALEQTYSPPKNKPQSPEPSKIHKHNSESSGLAETYSSIVGNKTPKTKDIGSTANATSTIPVHFPSSVCKSFGKSASEPKRNDFVGFTTYQRKRTRRYYVYGINKKLSSENGMRKFLEEKNVTVTFLRYFEKRWKRTASAQVNVIDNENNTLENPYFWPEGVSIRQWLPKSVFINEQNDHE; the protein is encoded by the coding sequence ATGGAACCCAATGATGAACCTCCGACATATACGGAATTAACTAATGTTAATCCCATCACATTTACTTGGCACAACGGACAAATGGAAGAATCATTTTCATATACCCCATCGTTGGATGAAACTGTTGAATCACTATTTACGGATACACCCCAAAATCCCTCAAGGGAGATTCCGGCCTATATAGAAGCTCTTAAAGAAGCTATCGACATCCCTAGAGACCTTTTGATAGATAGAATCCGTGAATTAACCCACGACAGCGTCCCCGACCTTGAACAGCTAAGAGTCAAACTTTATGAAATAGCGAAAGCCAGGGACGACTTCCCCGTCAAAGAAGGGTATTTACGCAAGAGACTAGCTACTAGAAAAGCTAGTGCCCCACCGATCTATCAAAAACTTGCTAAAGACTGCTTTGTATTATTACGGGCAGTGACCGGTGAATATACAGAGGATATTCATGAAATAATTCCTAAGACAAAGAAAGTCAACGAACATACGGCTAAATCACAACACACGGTAGACGAAGGAGGTGTTAAAACCCTCAGAGAAAGCATCGTAACCGTCAACGCAGATCTCTTAGACCTAAAGTCTCAACAAGCGACTTATGTGTTACAAATGGAGAATTTTAGAAAAGAAATGGAACAAATGCGTGACGATAAAGCAAAGTCAAAGGACAAAAACAAATACTACAAAGACGAAATTAAATCGATGAGGACTCAGATTGACAGCTTGATAGCAGAAAATGAAGACATACACCGAACACTGGAGAAAAGGGCTAATGATAACTCGTCATTGAAGCAATCCATCGCAACTCTCTCCTCTGAAATTCAAGATCTACAGCAAGACAACTCAAAACTGAGAAAACAGATAGGAGAACTTAAAGGATTAGGCATTAAACTCAAATCTTCCATGAATGACATGAACGAGAAAGTAACTGACTGTAGCATAATAGCTCGAAGGTTCGACGACAAGCAGTCAAATGGCACTGAAAGTATAAAAAACAGACTTAAGCATGCAATGCAAACAACAAAACAGTGCGAAGATGACATTCATACAATGGGAGAATCAATCAACGCATTACAAATAGCAGCTGACaatacacagaaacaaatatgTGATATTAAAAAACAGCTGAAAAACAAAATACCGGTACACGCGAAGAATCAAAAGTGTACCGCTGATCAGGATATGTACCAAGTTGAAGTCACTAACCGATTTATTCCACTACAAGAGTCGCCCAATGCAGCAATCTCAACTCCCTCGTGCGATGCCTTAGAACAGACTTACTCTCCCCCAAAAAACAAACCACAGAGCCCCGAACCTTCGAAAATTCACAAACACAATAGCGAGTCATCCGGATTAGCCGAAACCTACTCATCAATTGTTGGAAATAAAACCCCAAAAACGAAAGATATTGGTTCAACTGCGAACGCGACGTCAACCATACCTGTACATTTTCCGTCGTCAGTGTGTAAATCTTTCGGTAAGTCGGCGTCAGAACCAAAAAGAAATGACTTCGTTGGATTTACAACATACCAAAGAAAACGAACACGCAGATACTATGTTTATGGTATAAACAAAAAACTTTCCTCAGAAAATGGTATGAGGAAATTTCTTGAAGAGAAAAACGTTACTGTAACGTTTCTAAGATATTTCGAAAAGCGTTGGAAACGGACCGCGTCAGCTCAAGTAAACGTCATTGATAATGAAAACAACACTCTTGAAAATCCCTATTTCTGGCCGGAAGGTGTATCTATCCGCCAGTGGCTCCCTAAATCAGTTTTTATCAATGAACAAAACGACCATGAGTAG